The genomic region TCGACCGTTTGACGGTGCGACCGTGAAGGGACGACGCTATGACTTTGGGAAGGGGTCAGACGGGCACCGTTCTGTACGGACCAGAGGCTCATGGGCGTTGCCGTTTCGTCGGGCCGCAGCCGTGTACGTGTATCGATGAGGCTGTCGCAGCTTTGCCACAACCCAGGCGATCCTCCCGCGAGACAAGAATAGCAGCTATATAGCACTACCTTACGTAGTACAACTCTAGCCTGGTGTCGCAGGCGGCTCATCAgcactgccctgccctgtccgtCAATGCCTGGCCAGGGGAGAACGGTGGTGGCGGGTCCCCGGGTCCGCCGCGAGGCTGTCAAGTCCTGCGCATCTCGCTTGTTCCTCCTGTTGTCTTGGCCGAGGATCTGCTGGGGCATGGCATACGAGGGGCAATAACTACGTGATACGTGCATGGCGTGACTGTGTGGTGATGGCGAATTGGCAATGTTGCATGTTCCAGGCTCGCATGGAGCGACAACGACAGACAGGGCCGCGGTCGGAGCGGCCGTGAGCCCATtatcgtcctcatcctcgtctgcCATCAACAAAGTGCCAAGGGGCTTGTCTCGAATATGTCCGCAAGGGTACATGCATATACTGTGCACACTGCGATGAGTGGCCCTCGGTCGACCTGCCTGCCACCACCTGTTGTTTGTTTGGCCGAGACTGCCGCGGTGCTCCCTCGTGCGGCGTTCTCGCAGAGCAAccattggcggcgatggacgaATGGTCAAAGAAGCTTTGAGATAAGCACCTCTGCCCGAGCTTCACAGCATGTACGAAtacgtggtggtggtggatatGCGCGTCGTCGATCCAGGGGCTTGGGGACGAGCTTCATTTGTGGCATGCCATCTCTGGATGCCCTCCCTGTTGGGCATCAACAACAAGGAGTGCGTGcagtcgagcagcagcatgatGTGTCCGCCAATGCCAGTCTGGGCAGGCATGCGAAATACCACAAGCGGTGCCTCGCACAGCGCCCGCTGCTCCGTAACCCATCGACTACGTCGTCGTTATCCGACTGGCGGCCGGCaggcgtgcgtgcatgccgTGAGCTTCCATCGCCCATCGCCCATCCTCACGGCCTgactgatgatgatgatgatgatgaggcagTCAGTCTGTCacagcggcatcatcacccaTCAATAAAAATCACCATCAAAATATGCCATAGCAGTGATCACGAGTCTGGTCATCTGGCCCACCACAGGCGGCTCATGATTGCCATTGGCTGCCGGCCGGGCCCAGCTGGCCAACAGCCCGCTTAGGTAATGCTCCGACTGAACAACTGCACTTGCTGCCCAAGAAGTCGCCTCGCTGCCTCGGTGACCTTTTCTGTTTTCCTTCTGCTTCTCTCCATCTCGGCCGTGACCTGGCAAACCTTTCGTGACGCGTCTCGTCTGCTCGTCTCGCGGCTGCAAACATCCAAATCTCCCGGAGCCTGCTGCTTTGGACGCTGCGCAAGCTCCGGCTTCAGCTCCAGCTTCAGGCTGCGGCACACTCACTCCCGTCGATACCCGTCTGGCCTCACCGCATAGCAGCTGCACATCCCCCCCTCCGGAGGGCAGGACCCAAGCTCTCCATCTCATCGGAAGCCCGCTCCTTTCCCCGGATCTGGGTGGCTCGCCTTCATTTTCCGTTTCTTCCACAGACCCTAGGGCTGCCAGGCAAAAGCCTCGTTCGTTCCGGAGCATCTCATGCAAACCCACCGTTTGCCTGTGAACCCCCCACCACACACTGCGTTATCGCTGTAGATTTGGGACTCCTGCACATACCGCAGCATGCCACTGCTGCAAGCCTAACGTCTTCAGATGGGGAACAACAAGCGGAAGACGCCCGcagccgtcgcgggcggcccaAAGGAGCGTCACAAGCGCGCCCAGAGGCATGCCAACGCTTCGCTTtcgccccagccgcctccGGGCCTGGGAGCAAAACGCCCACTCCCTCAGCCCAAGGACAAGCATCACACCTACTTCGAATTCGTTGAGAACAAGGACAGAAAGAAGAAACTCGATTGCGTGGTGAGTGAAACCGGGCCCCTCACATCGTCCCCGAACCGCCTCGCTGATCTTGCCACAGAACGTTTCCACCTACAAGCCTCCTCAGGGCTACAGCTACATTCCTGTCGGTCATCCAGAACTGACCCGGCTCTGCAAAGAGCTATCGCGAGAGCAGGGCGTCAAGATCTATATTGTTTCAGTAGGAGACCTTGACGACCGCCAGGGCCGCGTGCGTGTCAAGGCTAAGAACGAGCAGAACTGCGGTCTTTCCGGAACCCCGAGCTTTGCCAACCAGATGAGCCGGATGGGCTTTCATTTTTCGTCTGCCATCGTGGACAAGGCCAAAGAGATGTTGTCCCTGGATGACCTTTCGTACCCCATCTCTGGTCCGTCTCGGGCTCCGGAACCCATTCCAGAGTCACAAGCAGAGTACCACGCGCAGGCCGATGCCGTGCTGCGGGACCTGTTTCCCCGGATCCCCAATACTGACCGCCAGATCATCATCGATCATGCGTTCACGCGAGTAAGTGCCTACTCAGCCAATCTGACCTGGCAAGCCATGCTCGACAAAGCTAACGAATGCGTCACAGCGTGACCGCTACAAGGGTGAGCCACCTGTTGGCCTGTCTGCCGACATGACGCTTGCGCGCAGAGTGCAGCTTGCAGTTCTTGCCCATATACGGCATAGTCATACTAGGTATGACGAATTGCTCAAAGAGATGCAATGGATTGATGCCAGAAGAATTGTTCAGTCGACGTGCCTGGATTTCCTCGTCAAGTGGCGGGGTGACGAAGAGACCGGACGCGACCAGCTCGAAGAGATCCTGCGAGAGGTTGTCGTCATCTCAGACtccgaagacgaagaagagtccgccgacgaggagctgtcGGGTCCCAACCCAGCTGCCCTCACAGGCCCTCAACAACCCGGATTCTCCACGGCGGCAACTCGAGAGCCTTCGTCCCTAAGCCCGTCCCACCCCGTGGCGCAACCGCCCACCAACAACGTCCGTACTACCCAACGACTTCAGCGACGTGGTTTCAGGAGATATGCCGCTGTCCAGGTAGCATgggccgccgctcgcgaGCGAAATCGCGAAGATCAGAACCAGGAGCCTCCACAAGGCGCGCCGGCATCTGCCGAGGTGCCCAACGTGACTACGTCCCATCTCCCCAATGAGCCTCGTGCCCCCGTGAGCTTTAGCCTACCAGGACGGGCGCCAAGCTCGAATGGCTACGTTCCGCATACTGTGAGTCAGGATGTCTCTGCCATCCGGGGGCAAGCTCCGTACGCAGAGGTTCACCGTGCTGCCCGCCAGCCTCCTCTCGGTACATCGGCGCCACGTCCTCCACGCGGTGACAGCCTCAGAGATTTGGTCGTCCCCTCTATCGAGGGCCCGGGGTATGCCGTCTCCGGTGCCTCCAGTATGTCCGACGATCGGTTTGTGTTTCCACCGTCTCACCGGGGTGTGGGACCCTACACTGAACCTGTTTCCGTGCCGGTGGTCCACGATGGGCAGCATGGCTTCATCGCGGGACCGCGAAGTGCTAACGACCGGCTGCCATTCCCGCGCACAAGCCCTCGCGACTATCACGCTGAAGGCGTTCTCCAGCATCAGATGTCTGGACACGATCAGGGCGTACATGGCACTGAGCGACGGGTGGAACAAAGCATTCCTTACC from Purpureocillium takamizusanense chromosome 12, complete sequence harbors:
- a CDS encoding uncharacterized protein (EggNog:ENOG503P07C~COG:S), yielding MGNNKRKTPAAVAGGPKERHKRAQRHANASLSPQPPPGLGAKRPLPQPKDKHHTYFEFVENKDRKKKLDCVNVSTYKPPQGYSYIPVGHPELTRLCKELSREQGVKIYIVSVGDLDDRQGRVRVKAKNEQNCGLSGTPSFANQMSRMGFHFSSAIVDKAKEMLSLDDLSYPISGPSRAPEPIPESQAEYHAQADAVLRDLFPRIPNTDRQIIIDHAFTRRDRYKGEPPVGLSADMTLARRVQLAVLAHIRHSHTRYDELLKEMQWIDARRIVQSTCLDFLVKWRGDEETGRDQLEEILREVVVISDSEDEEESADEELSGPNPAALTGPQQPGFSTAATREPSSLSPSHPVAQPPTNNVRTTQRLQRRGFRRYAAVQVAWAAARERNREDQNQEPPQGAPASAEVPNVTTSHLPNEPRAPVSFSLPGRAPSSNGYVPHTVSQDVSAIRGQAPYAEVHRAARQPPLGTSAPRPPRGDSLRDLVVPSIEGPGYAVSGASSMSDDRFVFPPSHRGVGPYTEPVSVPVVHDGQHGFIAGPRSANDRLPFPRTSPRDYHAEGVLQHQMSGHDQGVHGTERRVEQSIPYPPRPYDTPRADGNSQTSGRPAPDRIVVNAAAPGNPSNPIVMEDRGGFYERVSVPEPAGLPSRRVTGVPARHRVVSGEEGSRILRETQGAPGVEIIPLSRPGNATHSMHPNSSLVADRGLGRPWEAAPHPAQGQPGYLDANHGYAPQPALGPYPPPSPHGYREESRTGVLHSGQPFPVPFQAEPHYR
- a CDS encoding uncharacterized protein (EggNog:ENOG503P07C~COG:S); translated protein: MGNNKRKTPAAVAGGPKERHKRAQRHANASLSPQPPPGLGAKRPLPQPKDKHHTYFEFVENKDRKKKLDCVNVSTYKPPQGYSYIPVGHPELTRLCKELSREQGVKIYIVSNCGLSGTPSFANQMSRMGFHFSSAIVDKAKEMLSLDDLSYPISGPSRAPEPIPESQAEYHAQADAVLRDLFPRIPNTDRQIIIDHAFTRRDRYKGEPPVGLSADMTLARRVQLAVLAHIRHSHTRYDELLKEMQWIDARRIVQSTCLDFLVKWRGDEETGRDQLEEILREVVVISDSEDEEESADEELSGPNPAALTGPQQPGFSTAATREPSSLSPSHPVAQPPTNNVRTTQRLQRRGFRRYAAVQVAWAAARERNREDQNQEPPQGAPASAEVPNVTTSHLPNEPRAPVSFSLPGRAPSSNGYVPHTVSQDVSAIRGQAPYAEVHRAARQPPLGTSAPRPPRGDSLRDLVVPSIEGPGYAVSGASSMSDDRFVFPPSHRGVGPYTEPVSVPVVHDGQHGFIAGPRSANDRLPFPRTSPRDYHAEGVLQHQMSGHDQGVHGTERRVEQSIPYPPRPYDTPRADGNSQTSGRPAPDRIVVNAAAPGNPSNPIVMEDRGGFYERVSVPEPAGLPSRRVTGVPARHRVVSGEEGSRILRETQGAPGVEIIPLSRPGNATHSMHPNSSLVADRGLGRPWEAAPHPAQGQPGYLDANHGYAPQPALGPYPPPSPHGYREE